The window TTATGAACGGTAAATCGTTTCATATCAAAAGCTTCATATCTATTATATAGATTGACATACGACATGCCAACCCTAATTTTCCATCAGAGCAGACCACAGATCGCTAGATCTTCAGCTACGTTTCATTATGATATATAAATTGTGCTTTCATAAATCATCTTTGTatgcttaaaaaattatgtataatattaaatgaagttatatatataaccattattcattaaatattatCTCTTGAACTGGTTGTTTAATTGAAAAAGTGCACaattcttattaaaataaacacatcCTCAAATTCCTTAAAATAATAACTCTTTGTGTTGCATAGATGCTTTGAAGGCTGCGTTTTCTTTTAAGAAGGTatgattgtttacaaattaaccAACATATCTGACTTACAGTTTTAAACATGATATTGTTtgtctatacatgtacaataattagggccccgcaaggatttgcgggtgccctatagtaatcactctgtctgtccgtccgtctgtttgtccgtctgtcactcttatGTCCACAGATTTTCTGGGTTGTTTCTAATAACTTGTTTTATGGtcgcccaatcaagttcaaatttagTATGGTGGTCCAGTAGGTTAGAAATACATATTtcgatgctaagtttggttctctatgtcttctggtttggagctgggtggtggggtagattccttaactatgcattAGAATTAATGGGCAAAGAGAattaactgctgagaatgttaccattgtatacttggaaggctgAGCAATAtttttgtcctttgggattaattaacctgcCAAAGGATGAAattcctaagctttatctttatctgtcacattgagattgaTTACTgaactgcctgtgtctgcaaatgaactttgttttgaagttaaggtcaattttgaatgatgtgtaatattgtgtacattatttaaaatatggatttaagatttaatattcatactttattttggttaaaataccgtaaacaatgatttatgatactTTTTAAtggaattctaaaatcaagatatatattaagatatcctttttcaatattttattttttaattatttattttattattttctgccttaatgctgttaattttaataggtaatcagataataaccccattctgtcatttctgaaaaaaaatcttattgtaaatttagaagaaaaggatgagagagcagaacaattaatcccctgggattaattatcttgcctgctgcagaaaatttagaggcttatctctatctgtcatatgaagattaattaACACCTTTctctgcaactgatgtttgttttgaagtttaggtcaaccctgggtgatacaatgtatttgcattcactgaaggcttgcattttataaaacacctgtttaaatcttttttaaatacacatttaatttagtttttatcagacatgaggttatccgtgttttatgcagatacaaggttactattaAGATgcaaatcatatccaactacaaatcatgagatcctACATATTGCAGTTCCttacatcttatgccgggcatttatttttcatcattgttaatataagaggatggaattcaaagtttttttttcacttctctatattaattgtcatagcggggtccttcctgactggtcagttttctagttttatGGGGGAAAAAAACAACTCGATCGATATTTCACAGTTttaatttcagtatttaacaatGACCATATAACCTCGTTGAACATTTCTTTAGAAGGTGTTGCATAAATACACGAAAACTTACcgttttttattaaatttttattccaatttaaCAGAAATGTATACTTTACTAATCACAAAGcaaaaattaaatcaacaaaGAAATGCTCTagttttcttgtttaaatttatttttagaaaaaatttgGCCTAACGGGCACCTGAGTGCCATTGCCCATACACAAAATTTTTCAGGAGTCTCATAAATGCATTTAATCAAGTTACATTATGGAGTAGagtattataatattgtaatgcCACCAACCTACCTACctgaaaacattcaaaaaggACTTTTAATCCTATAGTTTAGCAAAATAACAGAGTGTATGACCTACTACAGAAAAGGTACACTAAACTATTCAGATTGTTTATCCCAGGTATGCTAACATACAAATTAGGttttatgtttaaatgttttcataGATTGACTTGAACAAGGTGGCTAGTATACTACTTATTACTTTACTATTAACATGTCTacttgattattaaaaaaaaaactgtttttgtttcgaatgaaaaaaaatacttggcAATGCATAACTACTTCTTAATTACATTATTACTAAATACAAACAAGCCAAGAAAGATTACTCCATTATGAAGAAACAAGGGAAGATAACttcattaaatattataatcCTCCTCCTTGAACACTTTTCAAATGCTTTCACAATATCTTATCGATAACTTTGATGGACagcttcattatttttcttttccaaacgtgaagatttttaaacattatatacattaacactatatggccagaccccccccccccccccaccagctgaacctctgacccagggtccatgaatttcacaatttaggtagaggagtttgtCGACATCagaaccatgcatttagtttttccccacatgtgtgggagtaaagaagattttctaaaaattgatacattttccATATATGGCTAAAATGGTCTCGCCCTAGGGCCTAAAGCCCTgtcccaggggtcatgaatttcagtttaggtagaggagttgacatcataaccatgcactcagttttgttcaaatatatacatgggagaagaagatttattacattttcactatatgtcCAAAGTTGTCCCATTCTAGAGCCTggacccctgaccaaggggccattaattttacaattttggtagggGGCTTCATGGagatcataaccatgtattcagatttttcctcacatgtgtggtagtagagaagaagatttttgaatagtttgcttttttgcatatttggccccaccccTGGCACCcctgaggggggggggtgtagagccatgaatttcacaatccagattcttcttaccatacaAATGCTTCATACcgaaaatggtaacaattggccttgtagtttttaagaagaaactaaaaatgcaaaatagtTACAAAATCCACAACGCACGACCAATTGCATTAGGGCACCTGAGTGACtaaggtgacctaaaaaaaaaaaaggtaaaatacattttgataTACGCAAATTATTTGAGAGTTTgaattacaattacattattTACTAGCAAGCCAATCGGCTCAAGATCGTATATCTACAGTCatgtaatactttaaaaaatatacaaaatgtgttcaaaacaattttaagtaTTACTCTAAAGGACAAATGTAAAACATCTATACATAAATATATCCTagtagatgtttttttttccattttaagaatataacattaaaaggataaggtcacgattttggttaatatatataattatgcaatattttgacaaaaaatgatGAGGTTTAACAACTggtattatttacaaaaatatttcaaaatatatataaatcctAGCAATAAACACTTTCCTAAAATATGTACAACTGATCTACAAAAAACCCACCAACACAACGTCCTGTCTTAAAGGTCACGATTtaggtcaaattttatttttctgtttttattatttgcaatgctttaggaatgcatttctaatgatcaaatgaaatttaggTACCAGTCGTTGAGTTTAAAGCAAGATGCAGGGCTtgcaattcttcgtcatgtaaacaaggctcgtgacctgtttttatttacataggttcaatataccagtaaaaaatctttttaaagcttgTCTGTCTAAAGTATCttgttattcatttaaagcataaacaaacagttcctaacgattaatacattcattttaggtctaaaactggaattgtTACTTCAACATTCCAAATGTAAACAATCGCTTTgcttacatagcgaagaattgttaGCACTGTAACTCGCGTatgactcatcaaatgacactcaaattttggttgcctgttaaaaatgtcttactgaagcattgtaaacattataatcgaaaaaaataatttttgactaaattcgtgacaatgcccctttaaaaagTGTAAAAGGAATTATTCGTACAGTAGGGGAACCTTATATACGCTCGCCGTTTACACCATTTGAAAAACcgaattttgttaaaatatcaaaCTAGCAGACTTGTTGTTCAGGTAATATTAATGATGTTTTCCTACTACGTTCTGTTATTTATGTTTTGTTGAAACGATGCATGTATTTGAATGCATGAATTAATGATAATAAACAAACCCTCAAATCTTACCTACGACATTTAAATTCGTTGTCGCGATCCCAACCCCCTGCTCTTTGTAACCTTTTGATACAGTCATGTAAGTTGTAAATATAATGTTACGTAGAGAATTTTAATGACAAGGGAGCACATGACAAACTTTTGTGGCATTCGTCATTGAAATTCAACGCAGAtcatcgattttaatgaaaaagtttgATAATGTCTTTGCATGCGGTAAAATGTGTACAGTTATTACAGAAACATCAttgtgtttttgaaaaaaaattgatttaattcgtataaaatgtgaaaaatagaaattttaaacTTCCGGTATACAATGTTAGTAAACTTAACACACATATTCTAAGTTGtgctttaaaatgaaaacaaaacgtaAACAAGCAACTAAAATTGCCGATAATAGAGTTACCGGTCTTTAGCCGAAGATCGTTTTACATTGCGTGTTTTGATGGCCCAACTGTTGTGACGTCTACTCCCGCTCCTTGTGGTTAGGTGGTTAGGGCTGTATTGGACTTTTTGATTAGCTGGGATTGGGACATTTTCCTCATTTCCTtcttttgataataataatCGGAAAATGCAATTGTTTTGCTTAGCCATGACACTCACACtctttgtttgttgttttttttttcgggcggggggggggggggggggtgctgtcCTTTTTAGTTGACCTtatcaaaaagttttttttgtcaCCAACATTAGCCTCAATGTTTTTCTTCCTCCGACTTCAAAGTCGAGTTTGATTGTAATTTAAGTACATTCATATAACCCTTTTTATTCCAAAATTTGGTTTCAAatgttttggtttaaaataatgtacagTGTATGAATTAGAGATATGGAAATTTTGCTCGCTCTAGCTCATTGAGCTGTCTAAGGTGAACAAAAAGGATCAGCGCTATCCTGGTACCTGTGTAGATACTATTcacagtaaatacatgtagaatgtaaaaaaaaatgttaggcattcattttacttttgtttaaaagtcaCATCATAATTCAACAGAGAACCGTTTTTACCATAAGGAACGTGAGCTGGTGTAGGTTTAATTATTcaacttaaaagaaaatatcagcAAACCccgaaatgtaaatatttcataggATATACATGAACACCCTGTCTAGTCAATTTACAAACATCATGTACCAGGATGGACACTACAGATCACCtacagtattttgatttttaatggtTTATATCATAGCATTGCAAAAATATCCACATACAACGATTTGTATTAAAGTGGTACACAAGTCAGTAAGGTCAGTTTAGTTCATGTAGctgtaaaataataatatattttcatgCGTGGATCCAGACaattttttccggggggggggggggggggtccgaaggataattgtgtttgccagggggggggggggggggtggggaggtccgaggcatattttcgcgataatttttactatataaatttaataaattttcattttccagggggggtcgggacccccccccccccccgaccccccctctagatccgcgcatgtattaAGAGGTATATTTCCTAGTACACATCATAATTACGATGCATAATgtcaataaatacatatattgtcATTGTGAAGGGAtaatattaaacacattattagatatctttgtttattatactttatgGACCAATTCAAGAAACAGCTATATAATTTTAAGTGAAGTCTATATGAACAAAAATTTCATACTCGCCATTCGAATTGCGTTTCTAAAACCAGTTTACTGTGTAGAAGACGAAAGTTTTTCCaagttattttcttttaaacctCTTCTGCACTGATAAGACTGTATTTTGCAATCGCGAATGTAATGTTTACATCTGGGGAAAACCCGCCGAGATTTGTTTTCGACTGCACTGATATAAAACTGTATTTTGCAATCGCGAATGTAATGTTTACATCTGGGGAAAACCCGCCGAGATTGTTTTCATACGTCATAGGAGCATAACAAGGTTAATAAAGGGGTCGCTTTTTTCTCTCCCTGACATTCCGCATTCACATCAACAAATGCTGCATTCTAGCTCTAGTTTATTATATGATGGTACACTGTCTTGTAGTGGGTTAGGTAATATTTGTTTAGTTTATCTTATAAATCAAGATGACCTGCATTaatgacataaataaaattataaatcatatttttaaaactatctaCATGGTTAAATAATATTAGAGTAATAATAACCAACAATATTTCACGGTAATTGAATGAGATCTTAATAAAATCTTATCacaattctttttataaaatctattttaaaaagtaaaacaaagttTACATGATTCTACGTTATagtaattatgtttttaaaaacagtcaatttgagaaaataaatcattaatatgTAAGTTTGTTATTAGTTTATGTTAATGTtctctttataatttttaaaataaaaataaactaaacaTAAAAGATGCTATTTTAAATTTTGGGAGGGGTAAACAATTACGTAACTTCtgttacatttacatattttattttgtttttaaaattccatCGATCAATCCTCGTAACACACAATGGAAAATCACCGCCCCTCCTACTTGCACACGCCAAAATAGTGGTGTTTATAAATAAAGACGATGAAATTAAACACACCAGTTATTGTTCATCTGTGGTCCGTAAATATTTTATCTCAAAACTGAGAGCCGATATAGGGGTCACAAATCGGATATTTAACATAACAATCGAACACATCAGGATGTCTTCTGAGAAAAAGTCAGGACGTGAgttatttgaattaatttttaaatgtatagtacatgataatattattcattaattaaaaaaaatatatgcagtGTAGTTGtagtttttcaaaaatgactCGTTTCAAATGATAACATTATTTGACTTTTAATTAAACCTTGACTcatccatctctctctctctccctctctctctctctctctctctctctctctcctctctctctctctctctctctctctctctctctcaatatcaATTGTATAACATGTATGGCCGTTTTCCGATTGTTTGCTTATATTAaaggatattaaaaaaatcaacaaaaataaagacacaacaaattaaattaaatcgaAAATTTCCAGTAATAATTTATATCTTAAGAAGTATGATGTGTTGACATGACATCTGTAGGTACGGAACAAAAATAGTAATAGATAGAATAACATTTTATGCATTTACCAACATATCTACTTTTtaaaccgggttttccaacggaaaaatccggttattaaaatggtgaaaatggcaggcgggcgggcggctgccaaaagggtaccctcattgtacggataactcctcctatagttttcaagataggaagttgttcttttgcagatcaattgtatatatatcagaggtgtgcatattgctaggattttgatttctgataatttatcgaaaaaataccagcttttgaacttagtcttttttggcaaaatattgcatatagggtaccctcattgtacggataacttctcctacagttttcaagataggaagttgttcttttgcagatcaattgtacgtatatcagaggtgtgcatattgctaggatttgatttccaaatatttaacgaaaaaataccagcttttgacttagtcatttttggcaaaatattgcatataggataccctcattgtacggataactcctcctatagttttcaagataggacgttattcttttgcagatcaattgtacatatatcagagggtgtgcatattgcaaggattttgatttccgataattaaacgaaaaaataccagcttttgaacttagtcattttttggcaaaatattgcatatagggtaccctcattgtacggataacttctcctacagttttcaagataggaagttgttcttttgcagatcaggtgtacttatattagaggtgtacatattgctaggattgtgatttctgataatttatgaaaaaaatactttcttttgaacttagtcattttttggcaaaatgtgcATATAGGGttctccatttcactggatacgggttgacatggattaggatacagttcacataaaagaaaacccggtttgctgtcacatcgacagcttttcacttgttaataTCATCGCTTCAGTTTAGATTTATGTGTgcattacattataaaaatacaccTCATTttagttgttttattttgtaaattaattatatGATTTATATGAAGTTTTGACTTTTTGTTTAATTGTCTTAGTACCACCTGCATACAACCAAGTTACATACCCGAATGACCAGTCAAACTTTACATACGGGAACCAGTATAATCAGTATCCTGGAAGTAGCCAGTATCCCTCGCCAGGTGGCGCTCCATACCCTGGCAACCAATATCAACCGCAATACAACGCAGATGGCCAAGTGATGACATCAGTGGtatgatcaaatttttttttaaacaagagatgtttgtgaaacatttatgcccccctcccttgatatcatcatgataaacctatatgtaccaaatttcatttcaatatgttcatcctctgcgaagaaaatgaacggaaactgttggtggaccgaccgaccgacagtcagacagcagcaaagcaatatgccctcccttcttcgaagaggggcataaaaatatacaaaaaagacATCATATGGAATATCGATATGAACACAATAATTCAGAAAAAGAGAAAGGAATATGAAGAAACGTCCGAAGTTCTCACGTCATATGACATATACACGTTTCTTTCTTTCAATaaatactatatattttttacttcattatacTGATATCTAGAGCATCTGTTTTAAGGTTACTCAGCCTGGGGCTGTGCCTGTTGTTGTGAACCCTGTCCCACCTACAAAGGACTGGATGGTTCCTGCTGTCCTCACTTGTCTGTGCTGTTTTTGGCCGACGGGGATATTTGCCATAATGGCCGCTAGCAGGGTAAATATTGCACAGTGTTCAAATTCATTGTTATAGTACATACCAGCAGCAAATATTCGACATTTGATTTCTGTTTTAGTTTGTAAGAAATTGCCCCATTCTAGTTACATATAGGGAGCGCACATttggttgggtttttttgtcaTTTGCGTAAGTGCAAGTTGTAAGAtttggttgatttttttctattactcAAACAAGGAAATATTCACTCATTGAGTAACGAAATTTGGAATTCTACGAGCATCGAGTCTACACTATGATCAGCTACTGGtcatttataaatttgtattcTTATTCTAAAAGCAACTGGTCTAAACCGACATTAGAACCAAACAGTTTTGAGCGAATTTCGATTTATCCCATTTAACAGTTCCCTTTGTGTGTTTAGGTTCAGTTTTAGGGTTAATGATAAACTCATTTTAAAAGTGTTGAGAAAACTTTGGCGAGTTACATGCACCGACTAATCTATGTGTAAATGACTTTACAAAATCGCATGGATTTTGAAACGATATTGCGAAATATTTTGCAGTTTtttgtgtaattgttttaaattgtcTTCATTGtgctttgttttaatttttaacaggCTAATTCTGCAGCAGCCAATGGGGATGTAGTGGAAGCGACTGCGCAGTCAAGTCGCGCACGAACACTTGTGATCGTTTCCCTCATAGTAGGAATTTTGTGATTACGGTCTCAGTTGTTTTACGCGTGATTTATTATTCATCATATGCATACAGttaatgaattttgaaataacCGATTGGCATGAATcagtaaattatatattttaaagtgaCTTTTGACTTCATAAATCGCAttgcatatcatttttttttcaatctaaagAAAGTAATGTGTCCTATGCACATGATTTGATGGATACATTTCCTTTTTAATTAAGTGTATtgtgtcatgtacatgtaccacaaaCTTGTTTGCCTTAAAGAAATTTGTCCTGttcttttattacaaattatataTGTTCTATATGGGATGATACTCA is drawn from Crassostrea angulata isolate pt1a10 chromosome 5, ASM2561291v2, whole genome shotgun sequence and contains these coding sequences:
- the LOC128185583 gene encoding proline-rich transmembrane protein 1-like encodes the protein MSSEKKSGLPPAYNQVTYPNDQSNFTYGNQYNQYPGSSQYPSPGGAPYPGNQYQPQYNADGQVMTSVVTQPGAVPVVVNPVPPTKDWMVPAVLTCLCCFWPTGIFAIMAASRANSAAANGDVVEATAQSSRARTLVIVSLIVGIL